In Paralcaligenes sp. KSB-10, the following are encoded in one genomic region:
- the folE2 gene encoding GTP cyclohydrolase FolE2 encodes MNSPVDIAIVMPDIQSSFDGRHMAIQRVGIRGARYPALVATADGSAQPTVASWTMTVALPADQKGTHMSRFMDLLERHRSEAMTPASFRGMAQEMLVLLNAEGGEITAEFPYFVHKSAPVSGVGSLLDYHVQWTARVAGDHVDFELTLQIPVTSLCPCSKAISKYGAHNQRSHVTVFTVLKHDLDMDEVIRLVEAEGSCELWGLLKRPDEKYVTEYAYNNPKFVEDLVRDVAARLEDHPGIARYRVEAENFESIHNHSAYAVIEG; translated from the coding sequence ATGAACTCTCCGGTCGATATTGCGATCGTTATGCCTGATATTCAAAGCTCGTTTGATGGGCGGCATATGGCCATACAGCGCGTAGGTATCCGCGGTGCCCGTTACCCTGCGCTGGTGGCAACGGCCGACGGCTCGGCCCAGCCTACGGTGGCCAGCTGGACCATGACGGTGGCGCTGCCGGCGGACCAGAAGGGCACGCACATGTCCCGGTTCATGGACCTGTTGGAACGGCATCGTTCCGAAGCCATGACGCCGGCCAGTTTTCGCGGCATGGCGCAGGAAATGCTCGTGCTGCTGAACGCCGAGGGCGGGGAAATCACGGCGGAGTTCCCCTATTTTGTCCATAAATCGGCCCCGGTTTCCGGGGTCGGCAGCCTGCTTGACTATCATGTGCAGTGGACGGCGCGCGTCGCCGGCGATCATGTCGACTTCGAATTGACGCTGCAGATCCCCGTTACCAGCCTGTGCCCCTGCTCGAAAGCGATTTCCAAATACGGCGCCCATAACCAGCGTTCCCATGTCACCGTTTTTACGGTCTTGAAGCACGATCTGGATATGGATGAGGTCATTCGCCTGGTCGAGGCGGAGGGATCCTGCGAATTATGGGGGCTGCTCAAGCGTCCCGATGAAAAATACGTGACCGAATACGCCTATAACAACCCCAAGTTTGTGGAAGACCTGGTGCGCGACGTGGCCGCCCGCCTGGAGGATCACCCGGGAATAGCACGCTACCGCGTCGAAGCTGAAAACTTCGAATCCATACACAATCATTCGGCCTACGCGGTAATAGAAGGCTGA
- a CDS encoding ABC transporter permease — protein sequence MNKRIKFVNILSAILCLILIAPILIVVIVSFGKSSYMIFPPSSFSTKWYLDFFSSPDWMGSLVTSLIIGLVSSLIATTLGFLGAYSLVRGTYRNKKLLISFCLLPLIIPSIITAVALYFASVPLDLVGSKLWIAICHAALSIPVVLLILISSLQGVDQSIERAAYGLGASKFYTFTRIVIPLAAPGILSAAFFSFLTSFDELIISLFLSGVSSQTLPVRIWNSLLMDMEPVIAAISSFLILLTIVLLLLELAARRLRT from the coding sequence ATGAACAAGCGGATCAAGTTTGTAAATATCCTGTCTGCAATCCTGTGTTTGATACTGATTGCTCCGATTTTGATCGTGGTGATTGTTTCATTCGGGAAAAGCAGCTACATGATTTTCCCGCCGTCGAGCTTTTCGACGAAATGGTATCTGGATTTCTTCAGCAGCCCGGACTGGATGGGTTCTTTGGTCACCAGCTTGATAATAGGCCTGGTTTCCAGCCTGATCGCCACCACCTTGGGCTTTCTCGGGGCCTATTCGCTGGTAAGAGGCACATATCGAAATAAAAAACTGCTTATTTCCTTTTGTTTGCTGCCATTGATTATCCCAAGCATTATCACGGCCGTGGCACTTTATTTTGCCTCGGTTCCGCTGGACCTGGTGGGGTCCAAGCTCTGGATCGCCATTTGCCATGCGGCCTTGTCCATTCCAGTGGTTTTGCTGATTTTGATCAGTTCCCTGCAAGGCGTGGACCAATCCATAGAGCGCGCCGCATATGGCCTGGGCGCCAGCAAGTTCTATACATTCACTCGGATCGTCATCCCGCTGGCGGCGCCCGGGATTCTATCGGCGGCCTTTTTCAGCTTCCTGACATCTTTTGACGAGCTGATCATTTCCTTATTCCTGTCGGGAGTATCGAGTCAAACGCTGCCGGTCAGGATCTGGAACAGCCTGTTGATGGATATGGAACCCGTCATTGCCGCCATTAGTTCATTCCTGATTCTTTTGACCATTGTCTTGCTGCTTCTGGAGCTGGCGGCGAGAAGACTTCGGACGTAA
- a CDS encoding ABC transporter permease has protein sequence MTDRVLPRRNESVFLRNENLIYPVLAFLLIFFVCPIVWFFIKSALDYDGSFALKLYQTFTSPLFIAVTWKTVWISLLVTILALLAAYPIAYSLTRAGPLSFTLIIICVIVPYFTSIIVRTYSWMIILGTHGVINRLLISVGIIDKPITLIYNMVGVVIGMTYVLLPYFVLTLYSAMKSIDPWLIQAGRSMGASNSYVFRKVFLPLSVPGIISGFLIVYILAIGFFITPALMGGPNNVMMAMLIQRNIEITMDWALASALSLFLLFITLIIYAFYCKYTDLDKMLGQ, from the coding sequence ATGACTGACAGGGTCTTGCCTAGGCGAAACGAATCGGTGTTTCTCAGGAATGAAAATCTGATCTATCCAGTTCTGGCGTTTCTGCTGATTTTTTTCGTCTGTCCGATTGTCTGGTTTTTCATCAAGTCCGCCCTGGATTATGACGGCAGCTTTGCTCTCAAGCTTTACCAGACATTCACGTCTCCGTTGTTCATCGCGGTGACCTGGAAGACCGTCTGGATATCGCTGCTGGTAACCATATTGGCTTTGCTGGCCGCGTATCCGATTGCGTATTCGTTGACCAGGGCCGGCCCATTGTCGTTTACGCTCATCATTATTTGCGTAATTGTGCCGTATTTCACGTCCATTATCGTCAGAACCTATTCGTGGATGATTATCCTCGGTACGCACGGGGTGATAAACCGGCTGCTGATTTCCGTAGGGATAATCGACAAACCCATAACCCTCATATACAACATGGTGGGGGTTGTAATCGGCATGACGTACGTGCTGCTTCCCTATTTCGTATTGACCTTGTATTCCGCCATGAAAAGCATAGATCCCTGGCTGATACAGGCCGGCCGCAGCATGGGCGCCTCGAATTCTTACGTTTTCCGCAAAGTCTTCCTGCCCTTGAGCGTGCCCGGGATTATCTCCGGATTCCTGATTGTCTATATCCTGGCCATCGGTTTCTTCATTACTCCGGCCCTGATGGGAGGGCCCAACAATGTAATGATGGCCATGCTGATCCAGCGGAATATCGAAATAACCATGGACTGGGCCCTGGCGTCGGCATTGTCCTTGTTTCTATTGTTTATTACCTTAATTATTTACGCTTTTTATTGTAAATATACCGATCTCGACAAAATGCTGGGTCAATGA
- a CDS encoding ABC transporter ATP-binding protein codes for MGTEFVSQKGSLGFRNITKKYGDLTVVDKINLDIKPGEFFSLLGPSGSGKTTTLMMLAGFAAPDSGQIFLDDTDISRLSPQQRNLGMVFQNYALFPHMSVLDNVMFPLKVRKYSSKDCLERAQWAIDLVRLSNYSKRLPKELSGGQQQRVALARAVVFHPEVVLMDEPLGALDKNLRYQMQMEIKELQRKLNMTVVFVTHDQEEAMNMSDRIAIMNNGRIEQLGGPKEVYESPCNVFAAGFLGEANILPCGDLDPRYSQHMNMRRGDCLFIRPERVVLSNSAADGDMGGKLLTGQILSISFLGNIIRYQVKINETVKVYADSTNLSDIKEFSVGDRVVVGWSRPEDIRIIHHD; via the coding sequence ATGGGCACTGAATTCGTAAGCCAGAAGGGAAGCCTTGGCTTTCGCAATATTACAAAGAAGTATGGCGACTTGACGGTCGTCGACAAGATCAATCTGGACATCAAGCCAGGGGAATTTTTTTCCTTGCTCGGCCCTAGCGGGTCGGGCAAGACCACGACCCTGATGATGCTGGCCGGGTTTGCAGCGCCCGATTCCGGCCAGATTTTTCTTGACGATACGGATATCAGCCGGCTAAGCCCGCAGCAGCGGAATTTGGGCATGGTGTTTCAGAACTATGCCCTGTTCCCTCACATGAGCGTGCTGGATAACGTCATGTTTCCTCTCAAGGTCCGCAAGTATTCAAGCAAGGATTGCCTGGAGCGCGCGCAATGGGCGATAGATCTTGTGCGCCTGTCCAACTACTCGAAGCGTCTGCCGAAAGAGCTTTCCGGTGGACAGCAACAGCGCGTCGCGCTGGCGCGCGCCGTGGTGTTCCATCCGGAGGTCGTTTTGATGGACGAACCCCTGGGGGCTCTGGACAAGAATTTGCGCTATCAAATGCAAATGGAGATCAAGGAGTTGCAGCGCAAGCTCAATATGACTGTGGTATTCGTCACGCACGACCAGGAAGAGGCGATGAATATGTCGGACCGCATCGCTATCATGAACAATGGCAGAATCGAACAGCTGGGCGGCCCGAAAGAGGTGTATGAGTCCCCCTGCAATGTGTTTGCCGCGGGATTTCTAGGCGAGGCGAACATACTGCCCTGCGGCGACCTGGACCCCCGGTATAGCCAGCATATGAATATGCGCCGGGGCGATTGCCTGTTCATCCGTCCCGAGCGGGTCGTGCTGTCGAACTCCGCCGCCGACGGCGACATGGGCGGGAAGCTGTTGACGGGACAAATACTGAGCATTTCCTTTCTGGGAAACATTATCCGCTATCAGGTCAAGATCAACGAGACGGTAAAGGTGTATGCCGACTCGACCAATCTGTCCGATATAAAAGAGTTCTCCGTCGGTGATCGCGTCGTTGTGGGGTGGAGCCGCCCGGAAGATATCAGGATTATTCATCATGACTGA
- a CDS encoding ABC transporter substrate-binding protein — protein sequence MTKNTFGFDNKVSRRSMLKLTGAALVAPMIWVKNSEAAQQQVIIRSPGGAYDEIRKKLIFEPFREKTGIRVVPVAMTSAKMEAMIRSGNVEVDIIDNDDSVILQWENELAPLAYDKFKFTDPADILPQYKHDSYVGNFVYASVMGYNTGKYNKNTVPSNWADFWDYKKIPGTRALADMDTGGPDIEFALIADGVPIDKLYPLDLPRAFKSLSRIKPGISKFWTSGALSVQMLSTGDADVSSVWSTRILKGIENGAPLAINWNQHAVHLQAYAVFKKAKNPENAQKLVDFCLSKDVQSKFSSLWNSGPVTKTAYEALTPELREKIPGGERTQQHGFLLDAGWWAKNRTEVGKEWAKWALNS from the coding sequence ATGACTAAGAACACGTTCGGATTTGATAACAAAGTATCGCGGCGTTCAATGCTGAAACTGACGGGGGCGGCGCTGGTTGCTCCCATGATCTGGGTCAAGAATTCCGAAGCGGCCCAGCAGCAAGTGATTATCCGCTCTCCGGGTGGCGCCTACGATGAAATTCGCAAGAAATTGATTTTTGAACCCTTCAGGGAAAAAACCGGGATCCGGGTTGTGCCGGTGGCCATGACCAGCGCCAAAATGGAAGCCATGATCCGGTCGGGCAATGTGGAGGTCGATATTATCGATAACGACGATAGCGTGATCTTGCAGTGGGAGAATGAACTGGCGCCGCTTGCCTACGACAAGTTCAAGTTTACCGATCCGGCCGATATTCTCCCCCAGTATAAACATGACAGTTACGTGGGAAATTTTGTCTATGCATCGGTCATGGGGTACAACACCGGCAAATACAATAAAAATACTGTGCCGTCGAATTGGGCGGATTTCTGGGACTATAAAAAAATACCCGGGACACGCGCCCTGGCGGATATGGATACCGGCGGCCCCGATATCGAATTCGCGCTGATCGCCGACGGTGTCCCGATCGACAAGCTGTATCCGCTGGATTTACCCCGTGCATTCAAGTCCTTGTCCAGGATCAAGCCGGGCATCTCCAAGTTCTGGACTTCGGGCGCCTTGTCGGTGCAAATGCTGTCCACGGGCGACGCCGATGTCAGTTCCGTCTGGAGCACTCGCATTCTCAAAGGCATTGAGAATGGAGCGCCGCTGGCTATCAACTGGAATCAGCATGCGGTTCATTTGCAGGCCTATGCGGTCTTCAAGAAGGCAAAAAACCCTGAGAACGCCCAAAAACTGGTCGATTTCTGCTTGAGCAAAGATGTCCAAAGCAAATTCAGTTCGCTGTGGAACAGCGGTCCTGTTACCAAAACAGCGTATGAAGCCTTGACCCCGGAACTGCGTGAGAAAATTCCCGGCGGGGAGCGTACCCAGCAGCATGGCTTCTTGCTGGATGCGGGGTGGTGGGCAAAGAATCGAACGGAAGTAGGCAAGGAGTGGGCAAAATGGGCACTGAATTCGTAA
- a CDS encoding FAD-binding oxidoreductase — protein sequence MEKISIIGAGIVGMCTAVALQQRGVAVRIIDEREPGTGTSFGNAGLVSVDSCVPIALPGMIKNVPRWLTDPMGPLSVRPAYLPSALPWLIRWVKSGASEKNAFRLGHALRQLHQEAVDQYRKLLGPEHFDEIIKLTGQLYIWENSAKSRTDLLSEKIRKQNGVAVRELAGEEIFDMVPGLNRAVTRAEFYEKNGHVANPYLLVQRLFRIFSENGGEFIRQKVHGVSRQADSNTYRIITTCDDFSVKRLLVCSGAWSKKILKGLGVGIPFDTERGYHVSFDRGALDLKIPVLHKERAFGVTPMVDNIRVAGFVEIAGLEGLPDMKKEEVLIGNVKRLFPKIDIGMKKNFWLGFRPSTPDSLPILSQLDSLPNLYFGFGHGHTGITGAPMSAEILANMVMGTPNTIDVKPYDIKRF from the coding sequence ATGGAAAAAATAAGCATTATCGGCGCGGGGATAGTCGGCATGTGTACGGCGGTTGCCCTGCAGCAGCGCGGTGTCGCCGTTCGGATTATCGACGAGCGCGAACCCGGCACCGGTACTTCGTTCGGCAATGCCGGACTGGTCAGCGTCGACAGTTGTGTGCCTATCGCGCTGCCGGGAATGATAAAAAACGTGCCTCGCTGGCTGACCGACCCCATGGGGCCTTTAAGCGTAAGGCCGGCCTATCTGCCAAGTGCACTTCCCTGGCTGATTCGTTGGGTGAAATCGGGTGCCAGCGAAAAAAATGCATTCAGGCTTGGCCATGCCTTGCGGCAATTGCATCAAGAAGCCGTCGACCAATATCGCAAGCTGCTGGGGCCGGAGCATTTCGATGAAATCATCAAGCTTACCGGGCAGTTATACATTTGGGAAAACAGCGCAAAGAGCCGGACCGATTTGTTGTCCGAGAAAATACGCAAACAAAACGGCGTTGCCGTCCGCGAACTGGCGGGAGAGGAAATATTCGACATGGTTCCCGGACTGAACCGGGCGGTTACCCGGGCCGAGTTTTATGAGAAAAATGGCCACGTTGCCAACCCCTATCTGCTGGTCCAACGCTTGTTCCGCATTTTTTCCGAAAATGGCGGCGAGTTCATCAGGCAGAAGGTACATGGTGTTTCGCGCCAGGCCGACAGCAACACGTATCGCATTATTACCACCTGCGACGATTTCAGCGTCAAGCGCCTGCTGGTTTGTTCAGGCGCCTGGTCGAAAAAAATACTCAAAGGCCTGGGTGTGGGTATTCCGTTCGATACAGAGCGGGGTTATCACGTCTCCTTCGACCGCGGCGCCCTCGATTTAAAAATCCCGGTGCTGCATAAAGAGCGGGCCTTTGGCGTTACCCCCATGGTCGACAATATTCGTGTGGCGGGTTTTGTGGAAATAGCCGGGCTGGAAGGCTTGCCGGATATGAAGAAAGAAGAAGTCTTGATAGGCAATGTAAAGCGTCTATTCCCAAAAATTGATATTGGCATGAAAAAGAATTTTTGGCTGGGCTTTCGGCCATCGACGCCCGACAGCTTGCCCATCCTGAGCCAGTTGGATTCATTGCCCAATCTGTATTTTGGATTCGGCCATGGTCACACCGGCATCACCGGGGCCCCCATGTCCGCGGAAATCCTGGCGAACATGGTTATGGGGACTCCCAATACCATTGATGTAAAACCCTACGATATCAAGAGATTTTAG
- a CDS encoding RidA family protein, which yields MIECIKTNIVNAPDVPISNAVLASGTIYTVQVPRDPQTHQPSGQGDIEVQATRVFQQLAHVLECAGSDLNNVAQMTIYLVNKDDAKKMNEVYKTFFNIAPYPNRATVVVKELMGSNCLIEIVVHAVKK from the coding sequence ATGATCGAATGTATTAAAACCAATATCGTCAACGCGCCGGATGTGCCTATCAGCAATGCCGTTTTAGCCAGTGGAACCATTTACACGGTTCAGGTTCCACGGGATCCCCAGACGCACCAGCCCAGCGGGCAAGGCGATATCGAGGTACAGGCAACACGGGTGTTCCAGCAATTGGCACATGTTCTGGAGTGCGCCGGGTCCGACTTGAATAATGTGGCGCAAATGACTATTTACCTGGTCAATAAAGACGACGCCAAGAAAATGAACGAGGTCTACAAAACATTTTTCAATATCGCGCCTTATCCGAACAGGGCGACGGTCGTCGTCAAGGAACTGATGGGGTCCAATTGCCTGATTGAAATAGTCGTGCACGCCGTTAAGAAATAA